Below is a genomic region from Microbacterium galbinum.
CCGCGGCGTCCTCCGGGAGCAGCGGGTCCTCGAGCCAGGCGAGGCGCGGGTCTCCCCACTGCGCGATCTCGGCCAGCGCCTCGTCGGCATCGCGCCAGCCGAAGCCGACGTCGACGACGAGACCGGTCCCCGACGGCAGATCATCGCCGAGCAGGGCCAGCAGTTCGCGCATGTATGCCGGATCGGGCATACGCGAGATCTTCACCTGCGACCACCCGTCCGCCTGGGCGAGCACCTCGTCGGCGACCTCTCGAGGCGCACGCGCCGCCGAGGGGTAGGCGGCCACGAGCATCGCGTCGCGCGGGGCGTCCCCCGTGCCGAGCATCCGCCACAGGGGCATCTCCGCCCGTCGCGCGGCGACATCCCACAGCGCGATGTCGACCAGTCCGATCGCTCGGCGCACGAGGCCGACGCGCCCGACGATCGCGGTGCCGCGCAGCATCCGGTCCCATGTCGCGGCCGGATCGTCGGCATCCGCTCCGATCGCGTGCCCCACCACGAGCCGCTCGACGATCTCGGCCATCGGCGCCTCGCGCGACAGGCAGTAGGCGACGCCCGAGAAACCATCGGCGTCGGATGCGCGCACCGCGCTGTACTCGCGCCGGGTCACCGTCATCGCCCCGAGGTGCAGGGGCGCCGGAAGGGGCAGCACCGCCGTCGCCGTGTCGATGCGCGCGATGCCGGTCATGCGGGCTTCTTCGCGAGCGGCACACCGTAGTCGACGAGGAATCCGCCGTCGACGTACAGCGTCTGCCCGTTCATGTAACGCGATTCGTCGGACACGAGAAAGCTCACGGCCGCCGCGATCTCGCTCGCCTCGGCCAACCGCCGGGCCGGGATGCGCGACAGGATCGTGTCGAGGCTGAGCGTGCCCGCCTCGACGCCCTGACGGAACACCCCGGTGTCGACGTAACCCGGGGCGACCGCGTTGACCCGCACGCCGCGCGCGGCCCACTCGGCACCGGCGGTCGCGGTGAGACCGATCACGGCGGCCTTGGTCGTGGCGTACGGCGCGCGTCCGGCCGAGCCGCGCGACGAGATCGACGAGATGTTCACGATGCGGCCATCCCCGCGCTCGAGCATCCGGCGTCCGGCCGCCTGCAGCGCCGAGAAGACGCCGTGCAGGTTCACGTCGACGACCGCCTGCCATTCGCTCCACGTGAGGTCTTCGATCCCGCGATGCCGCTGGATCCCGGCGTTGTTCACGAGAACTTCGATGGGCCCGAGCTCGGCTTCGATGTCGCCGAACACGCGATCGACGCCGTCGTGATCGGTGACGTCGAGCTCGCGCCAGAGGATGCCGGCGGGGTTCTCACCGGCGGTGAGTCCGGGCACGCGATCGGCGGCGACGACGAGGTAGCCGTCGGCCGCGAGACGCTGGCCGATCTCCCAGCCGATGCCGGCGGAACCTCCGGTGACGATGGCGACGAGACGGGTCATTTCTCTCCTGGGGTCGTGGTCGCCAGAAGCGCGGCGACGAGGTCGGTGGCGTGCTTCTCGAGAAGCTCGAGAGCGCCGGGGGCGAGCGGGGTCTGCCAGGCCTGGTAGGCGCCGCGGTCGTAGGCGTCGCGCGTGGGGAGGTACACGAAGCCGGGTCCGTTCGCGAGGTTCATCACGACGATCGGGTTCTCGGGGAACCTCGCGCGCAGGGTCGTCTGCAACCGCGAGTACGCCTCGCCCGGGTGTCCGACGATCACCGCATCGCCGAGACGCCACGCCCACACGGGGTGCGCGACGGTCGGACCGTCGATGTACCCCTCGCGCAGATTGCGCGCGCGCCCGAGGCGCTCCTCGCGGGAGCGCGGATCGATGTCGGCCCACTCGCGCGCCAGATCGTCGAGCGTCGGCAGGTCGCGCAGGGGGAGGGAGACGGATGCCGTGACGCCGGCCGAGCGCCCTTCGTCTCGTCGCTCCGCTCCTCGCTCAGGGACCCGTTTGCGCCCCGCCCACACCGCCAGCGGCGCACCCGACTCGACGATGCGATCGAGCGTGAGTTCCTCGCCCGGAACCGGCAGCGCGTCCACCGCCGCGAGCACGGCGTGCCCGAGCGAGCGGCCGTGACGATCGGCCACCGTCACATCTCCCGTGTACTGCTCGCGCGGGGCGAGTTCGCCCGACGCGCCCTGCACGAACAGGCACGGGGCACCGGTCGCCGCCTCCACGACCTCTCGCATCGCGCCCACGTAGTCGGGCGACACCGCGCGACTCTGCCACGCGAGCGTCGTCGGGTGGCAGGCGTAGTTCACGAGCGTGGCGCGCACGCGACCTGCGACGCTCACCCGACCGATCACGACGGTGTCGTCGGCGACGGCATCCGGGTGGAAACCCACGAGCGCACGCCCGTCGAGATCGAGTTCGCGGTCGGCGGCGAGGGTGCAGTGTCCGGTCGTCCATTCGATCAGGCCGGCCTCGGCGGTGCTCAGCGCCTCGCGTCCGGCCGCGATGCCCGCGGCGGCGAGCGCATCGAGGTACCCGGGGATGAACTCGCCGCCGGGCAGATGCGCGTCGGCGGCGCAGAGCACGGCGCCCGCGTGCGTGTGCGAGAGCGAGAGCATGAGCTGGTCGGGAGCGAGCCCGAGGCCCGCGAGGATCGACCCGCGCACCCCCTGCTCGTCGGCGACCCGCCGCCACCAGGTGCCGTCGACCGCGAGCAGAACACGCGGACGGTCGTCGTCGCCGATCATCGCGAGGGCCGTCAGCTCGAACGGCCGATGCGCGCCCTCGGAGCGCTCCCAGTCGGCGGGCCCCCAGTTCTTGGCGCGGATGCCGGTGGGTGGCGTGATGTCTCGGCGCGCCACCCCGACCCGCAGCGCGCTGCGCGGAATGCGAATGCTGTCACCCAGAGCGGTGTTCATCGTGGGTGCTCCCGTCGTTCGGCCGTCTCATCGACCGATGCCATAGCATCGGTGCGAGCGTGCGACCTCGGAACCCCGAGCTCCGCCGATCGCCGCCCGTTCGGAAGGACTCCCCCGATGCGCACCGTGTCAGACCAGAACATCGCCGAGCAGGTCGCCGACGAGCTGCGCGCCGCGATCCACTCCGGCGAGCTCGCCCCCGGGGAGCGCCTGGTCGAGCGCAAGCTCGCCGACCGCCTCGGCGTCAGCCACATCCCGGTGCGCGAAGCCCTCACGCGGCTCGCCGAGGAGCGGCTCATCGTGCGCGAACCCCGCCGGGGTGCACGGGTCGCGGAGTTGACGGCATCCGATCTCGACGACATCTCGAGCCTGCGCATCGTGCTCGAGCAGTTCATGGCGATCCGGGTGCAGGAGCGGTGGAACGCGGATGCCGCGACGCGCCTCGAGACGATCGTCACCGCGATGGGCGCCGCCGCCCCCGGCGACGTCGACGAGGTGCTGCGGCAGGACCGGCTGTTCCACGAGACGCTCGCGGAACTGGCGGAGCACCGCTTCCTCGACGAGGTCAGCGCGCAGCTGCGCGGACGCATCGCCGGGTTCATCCGCGCCGCGAACGCCGCCCTCGACGTCGACGAGCAGGAGGAGCACGTGCGCAGCCACCAGGTGATCGTCGACGCGCTCGCGAGCGGCGACCCCGACCGCGTGCGCACCGTCGTCGCCGGGCACATCGCCCGAGCGGTCGAACGCATCACCCCGACGACAGGAGCAGACGCATGACCGCCAGAACGATCGTCCTCACCGGAGCATCCGACGGCATCGGCGCGGCCGCGGCCCGCCAGCTCGCCGCGACCGATCACCGGCTGATCCTCGTGGGGCGCTCGCCCGAGAAGACGAAGGCCGTGGCCGACGACACCGGCGCCGAGTACTTCTTCGCCGACTTCGCCCGCCTCGACGACGTGCGCGAGCTGGCCGCGAAGCTGACGGATGCCGTGGGCGCCGACGGCATCCACGTGCTGGCGAACAACGCCGGCGGCATCTTCGGCGACCGCACGCCCACGGTCGACGGTTTCGAGAAGACCATCCAGGTCAACCACCTCGCGCCGTTCCTGCTGACGAACCTGCTGATGCCGACGCTGCTGGCGTCGAAGGCGGCGGTGATCAACACGTCGAGCGTCGGGCACCGGCTCTTCGGGCACATCGACGTCGACGACCTCGACAACTCGAAGAAGTTCAGCGCCAACAAGGCCTACGGCGACGCGAAGCTCGCGAACGTGCTCTTCACGAAGAGCCTGCACACGAAGTTCCACCCCGACGGCTTGAGCTCGGTCGCCTTCCACCCCGGCACCGTGCAGACGAACTTCGCCTCGGACTCGTCGAGCCTGATGCGGCTCGTCTACCGGAGTTTCCTCGGCAGGCTGCTGCTCACGAGCACAGAGGAGGGCGGCGCGATCCTGCGCTGGTTCATCGAGGGAACCCCCGATGAGACGTGGTTCTCGGGCGCCTACTACGACGAGCGCACGCTGTCGTCGAAGACCAACCCGCAGGTCGACGACCCCGCCCTCGCCGAGGCCCTCTGGCAGCGCAGCGCGGAGCTCGTCGGGCTGTAGGGGATCCGGCGACTTCGATACTCTTCCGGAATGCCTCTCGCACTCGTCACCGGAGCCGCACGGTCGAACAGCATCGCCGCGGGAATCGTGCCCCGCCTGCGCGCCGACGGCTGGACCGTCGTGACCAGCGACCTCGACAGCGGCGACCACCCCGCCGACCTCTCCGACCCGGCCGCGCCCGAAGCCCTGATCGACCGTGTGCGTCGCGACCACGGCGAGCTCTCGGCCCTGGTCCTGAGCCATGCCCACGACGTGGAGTCGGGCATCCTCGACACGACCGCCGAGAGCTTCGACCGGCACGTCGCGGTCAATGCGCGTGCGAGCCTGCTGCTCATCGCCGCCTTCGCGCGTCAGGTCGGGCCCGACGGCGGTGCGGTCGTGGCCTTCACCAGCGACCACACCACCGGCAACCTCCCCTACGGAGCATCCAAGGGCGCACTCGACCGCATCGTGATCTCGGCCGCCCGCGAGCTGGGCCCGCAGGGCATCTCGGCGAACGTCGTCAACCCGGGGCCGATCGACACCGGATGGATGGACGACGAGATCCGCGATGCGCTGACCCCGATGCATCCGCTCGGCCGTGCGGGCACGCCGCGAGACATCGCCGGCATCACCGCCTTCCTGCTCTCGCCCGAGGGTCGGTGGATCTCCGGCCAACTCCTGCACACCGACGGCGGCTTCTCGGCCCGCTACTGACGCGGATGCCGCGCGGCGGGGCCCTTCGACAAGCTCAGGGACCCAGGTCTGCGCGCGGCGGGGCCCTTCGACAAGCTCAGGGACCCGGTCGCAAGAAACTGGGGCGCTGAGCCTGTCGAAGCGCCCGCCACGCATGAGCACCTCAGACCGTGACGTTCGCGGTGTCGACGACGCGGTCGCCCGCGGCGGGGAAGGCCGTGCGCGTCACGCCGGACTCGACGTTGGCGGTGTGCACGAGCGTCGACGACGACCCGAAAGCCCCGTCGCCGAGTTCGATCGCGCCGCCCTCGAAGCGGTTGCCGACCGCACGGTAGTGCGTGGCGCCGGTGGTGATCGACACGTGCGTCGCCGCCCCCTCGGCGCGGAACGTGCTGTCGGACAGCGCCACGTGCAGCTCGCCCGCTCCGGTGCGCGCCAGGCCCGTGCCGCCGACGTTCACGACGTCCGACCCCGCGACCTCGATGGTCTGGCGCTCGCCCCGCGCCGCCGCCACACGGGCGTTGCGCAGGGTCGAGCCCTCGAACCGCAGCCGCTCCGACTGCGACACGATCGGTGCGGCGTCGTCCGCTCCCACGAGCGTCGACCCCCGGAACGTCACGGCACCCGGGCCCGTGATCTTCAGTCCGCCCACTCCGTTGAGCACCGTGTCGACGAAGGTGACCGGGGTGGTGACGGCCGCACTCGTCAGCTCGCCGCCGGCCGCGACGAAGGTGACGTGCGAGCCCTCGATGAGGTTCGGCCGCGACGAGGCATCCGACTGCTGGGTGATGATGAGCGTGTCGGATGCCGTGCACCCGCGCAGCTGCGCACCGTCGGCGTTGATCCACAGCATGCCGGAGCCCGCGAGCGACGGCTTGCCGATGACCTGCACGTCTTCGAGCGTGAGGTCGGTGATGCGCACGCGGGCGACGAACCACGAGCACACGTGCTTGCGCACCGTGATGCGCTTGGCCGCCGAACCCCATGCCGCACCGGAGTTCGCGAAGGTCATGAGCCCCGAGTTGCCGGTGTAGGTGAGGTCGTGCTCGTACTGGCCGTGGGTGACGAACGGTCCCTGGTCGTCACCGTCGCCGTGGCAGTTCTCGACGAGGCAGTAGGCGCTCGCGGTGAAGTCGTTGAGGTGGCGCGCGTTGGCCGTATGGCAGTTCGCGACGTAGCCGTAGAGGCAGTAGATCTGCTGCGTCAGGTACCCGGCACCACCCCAGGTCACCGAGGTGGGGTTCTTGAGCGTGCAGCTCACGGTCGAGTAGTAGGTGTTCCAGCGGCGCTGGATCAGCGGCCAGAAGGTGCCGGTTCCGTCGATGTGGTCGACGTCGCAGCGCACCGCGTACTCGAAGGCGAGGGGGTGCGACCCGGTGTACTCGTCGGTCCCGGTGCCGAGGAACTTCAGGTTCGAGACCGTCACGTCCTGCACGGGCAGCACGTGACGCCAGGTCATCGTGCGGTCGGCGGCGAGCGGCCAGCCGTTCTTGTAGTTGATGCGGATGTGCGTGCCGTCGACGATCTGCGTCACCTGCACCAGTCTCTGCAGCTCGCGCTCCCAGCGGCCGGCGAGCGCGTTCACCTCGGCCGCGTACCAGTCGCCGACCGTGAAGAACGACGAATCGGCGACCGGGAAGACGTCGCCGAGGTCGGGCACGACCTCGTTCAGGCGCGCCTCCTGCGCCGCACCCGTCACCTCGCCCTGGAAGAACATCACGGCGGCGAACGGGTCGTCCTTGCCGGCGTTCTCGATGCCGACGGTCGTCATCAGGTGGTTGCCGAAATCGAAGGCGATGCCCGAGCGGCGGAAGATGTGCCGACGCACGAAGTTGAGGTCGCTGTGCGCCTCGACGCGGTGGATGCTCGGATCGTTCACCATCGCATCGAGCGCATCATCGGCGTTCACGCTCGCGTCCATGATCCCGAACGCGCGGAAGTCGACGACGCCGTGATGCACGAGCACCCACGCGCCCTCCTTCCGCGCGGCGATGACGGTGCCGCCGTTCACGGCCGGGGCGTCCTTTTTCACGAACCGGTAGAGGCCGTTGCCACCGTCACCCGGCGCCGCGTAACCGCTCGTGCGTACGAGGTCGCCCGCCTTGCCCTTCAGCGAGGGCAGGTCGGTCGCGAGACCGGCGTTGCCGACGTCCTTCGAGCCCGAAGAGCTCATCGGCGCCACCGGGCCGGCGGCCTGCGCGGGTGTCTGCACCGCGACCGCCGCCACACCGCCGAGGGCGGCGGCGCCGAACCCGGCGAGCAGCATGCGTCTGCTGCGCAGCGCGGCGGTCGAGGTGGTGCTGTCGGTGTCGTGCGTGATCGTCATGTCGTACCTCCTTGCGGCAGCGTGGCCGCGGTCGGGCGTGCGGCCTCGCGGTCGTCACGCAACATCCGGTTCAGTCCCCAGAGCCCCCAGAGGTCTTCGGTTTCATGCCATCGACGCCAAGTGCGCGCGATCGACGGCATGGGCGAGCGGTCGACCCGAAGCGAAGCGATCGAGCTCGTCGGCCACGATGCGCCCCTGGCGCAGCCGGCCCTCGGTCGTGCCGGCCGCCCGGTGCGGCGTGAGCAGCGCGCCGGTCAGCGTGCGCAGCGGATGCTCCGCACCGAGGGGCTCCTCGTCGAACACGTCGATCGCGGCGCTGAGACGCCCCGCTCGCACCTCGTCGACGAGCGCCTCCTCATCGACGAGCCAGGAGCGCGCGGTGTTCACGAGACCGGCGCCGTCGGGCATCAGAGCCAGTTCCCGGCGTCCGATGAGATGGTGGGTCTCGGGCAGCGTCGGCGCGTGCACGGCGACGATCCGCGCCCGCTCCATGGCGGCGTCGAGCGTGACGAGTTCGGCACCCAGAGCGGATGCCGCGGCCCGATCGAGCGTCGGGTCGACGAGCAGCGGACGCGCGCCCAGCAGCCGGATGAGTTCGAGGTAGGCGCGACCCGTGCGCGATGCCCCGATCACCGCGATCGGGGCATCGAGGATCTCGTGCTGCGCCGGGACGCCCGCGTCCCAGCCGCCGCCCCGCAGCCCGTTGTGCATCTCGGGCACGCGATGCAGCAGCGCGAGCGTGAAGGCGAGCGACACCTCCGCGACCGATCGCGCCATGCCCGCCCCCGCCTGCGTGACGACGACGCCCCGGTCGAACAGCTCCGCGGTCGCGAACGCCTTGATCGAGGCACCCGTGTGCGCGACGAGCTCGAGCCGCGGCATCCGGTCGAGCACGGCGGCGTCGAACGGATCGATGCCCCAGCTCGTGATCACGACGCGCACCTCGTCGAGCGGCGCATCCGTCAGCCGGTCCACCCGCACGAACGATCCCCCCAGCCGCCCGGCGACCCCCTCGAGGCGATCGGCATCGTCGGGCGAGAAGAACTCCGCGTACAGCGCCTCGGACACCACTGCGACCACGACGGGGAGGGCGCTCATCGCAACCAGTCCTCGCGGTGCGCGGCGATGAACGCGTCGTCGTTCAGCGCGGGGTAGGCCCGGCGTACGCGGGCGATCTCCTCGGCCTGCCCGGGGGAGAGGCCCTCGGCGGGGTCGAGGCACCAGGTGCCCTCGAGCAGACCCTGCTGTCGCAGCATCTCGTGCACTCCCGCGATCACGCCGTGGAAGTCGTTGCCCGGGTCGAACACCGCCTGGTTGACGTCGACCATGTCGGAGGCGAGGAGGCTCAGCTCGCGATAGGCCGTGGCATCCCCCGCCATCGCACGGTGCGCCTTCTCGAGCAGCGCGACCGCGGCGCGCGTGCCGACGGCCCACTGGCCGAGCAGTCCGCCGACGAAGCGCAGCGTGCGCGGCCCGTCGGGCGACTCGACGTGGAACTCCGCGAGCAGGTCGGCGACGATCGCATCGTCGTTGCCGGTGTACAGCGCGATCGCGTCGGCACGACCGGATGCCGCGACCCCGCGCACCAGTTCGAGGGTGCGGTAGCGGTCGAAGGGCGCCGCTTTCACGGCCACGACCGCGGGGATCGCCGCGAACTCGCGCCAGAAGTCGCGGTCGAGAACCGGGCCGCCGATCGCGGTCTGCAGGTAGAAGCCTACGAGCGGCAGCACCTCGCCGACGGCGCGGGCGCGGTCGAGCAGCGCGCGCTCGTCGGCACCCGCGACGCGCGGGCTGATGAGCACCGCGTCGTAGCCGAGCGAGCGTGCGAGCTCGGCTTCGGCGACCGCCTGCGCGGTGTCGCCGGCCACCCCGGCGATGCGCACGAGAGCGGGATCGGAGCGGGCATCCATCTCTTCGGCCGCGAGCGCGAGCACCGGCTCGAAGAGGGCGTGCTCGGGGTCGCGGATCTCGAACTGCGTGGTGTGCACGCCGACGGCGAGGCCCCCGGCCCCGGCGTCGAGGTAGTAGCGCGACAGGGCGCGCTGGCGACGCTCGTCGAGTGCGCGATCGGCGGTCAGTGCGAGCGGATGCGCGGGGATCACCGCGCCGCGGGCCAGAGTGGCCGCGGCTTCGGGACGCAGCGACGGCACGGTCGCGGTACGCGCGGCGGAGGTCGCCATCAGAACTTCCCGTCCCGCACGGCCCACTTGGTGGGCTTGGCGATCATGGGCAGGCCGCCCGCGATCCAGTCGGCCTGCATCGCGATGAGCGTCTCGGCCGACACCGACGGGTAGCCGAACAGCGCCATGCACCGACGCGCATCGCTGAGCAGCGCGGTCGGCTGGGGCTCGTCGACGAGGTCGACCTCGCGGTCGAACAGCGCTCCGAAGCGGCTGGCGATCGACTCGACGCTCAGCAGCTCGGGACCGGTGAGGTTGATCGTGAACGGGTCGGTGGAGGCGTGGTTCAGACTGCGCAGCACCACCTCGTTCGCGTACCCCTGCCAGATCACGTTGACGTTGGCGGTGGCGACCGACACCGGCTCACCCGCGTTCACCGCGCTGCCGATGTCGGCGAGCACGCCGTAGCGCAGATCGACGGCGTAGTTGAGGCGGAGGATCGCGACCTTCGTCCCGCGCTCCTGCGCACCGAACTCGAACACCCGCTCGCGTCCGAGGCACGACTGCGCGTACTCGCCGATCGGTGCGGGAGCGAGCTCTTCCGATGCTCCGCCCGACGACGCCGGCACGAAGGGGTAGACGTTCCCGGTCGACAGCACCGAGATCGCGCTGTCGCGGTAGCGGCGGGCGACCCGGTCGGGCAGCGCCGCGTTGACCTCCCACGCCCACGAGGCGTTGGTCGCGGCCCCGAACTTCGCCCCCACCATGAACACCACGTTCGGGGCATCCGGCAGCGACGAGAAGTCGTCGTTCTCGATGAGGTCGAACGGCACGACGCGCACGCCGGCCTTCTCGAGGCGCGCACGGATCTCGGCGTCGCCGAACCGCGAGACGGCGTAGACCGCATCGGCCTCACGGCCCGCGGCATCCATTCCCCGACGGGCCAGCATCGCGAGGGTCGGGCCCATCTTTCCGCCGGCCCCGAGGATGACGAGGTCGCCCGAACCGCTCGCGAGGTCGTCGACGAGCGCGTCGCTCGGTGTCGCGAGGGCCTCCTCGAGATCGGCCTCGGAGGTGAAGTGGCGCTGAGGCATGTGGTGCTTTCCCTTCTTCTCAGCTGGTGTCTCTAGCCCTTGATGCCGGTGCCCGTGACGCCCTCCTGCACGTAGCGCTGAGCGATCAGGTACGCGAGGAAGATGGGCAGCAGCGCGACGACCGACCCCGCGAGCATCGTGCTCAACGGGACGTTCTGCTGCTGCAGCGACGAGATGCCGACGGTGAGGGTGAACATCGAGTTCGACTTGGCGATGATGAGCGGCCACAGGAAGTCGTTCCAGTGCCACAGGAACACGAAGATGCCGAGGGTCGCGAGGATCGGCTTGCACAGCGGCAGGACGATGCGCAGGAAGATGCGGAACTCGCCCGCACCGTCGATCCGCGCGGCCTCGAACAGTTCGTCGGGCAGCCCCTGGATGAACTGGCGCATGAGGAACACGGCCTGCGCGTTCGCGAGCGTCGGCAGGATGAGGCCCCAGTAGGTGTCGATGCCGCCGAGGTTCGCCATCAGGATGAACGTCGGGATGAGGGTGACGTGGAACGGCACCATCACCATCGCGAGGAACGACCAGAACATCACCTCCTTGCCGCGGAAGCGCTTCTTGGCGAACGCGTACCCGGCGAGCGCCGACAGGAACAGCACGGCGACGACCGAGACGAGCGAGTAGACGAGCGTGTTGAACAGCCAGCCGAGGATGTTCTGCCCGCCGAGCACCTGCTCGTAGGACTCGAAGGAGATGTCGGTCCAGGGGATCAGCGATCCGGGAAGGTCGACCACCATGCCGGGCTTGAGGCTCAGCACGACCATGGCGTAGAAGGGGAAGAAGCTCAGGATGCCGGCGAGGCTCAGCCAGATCCACCGCACGACCACGCCCATGCGGGTCGGTTCGAGGGCGCGGAACGAGCGATGGCGGCGCGGGGCGGCCGGTTTCTGCGGCGGCGCCGAGACCGGCGTCTGCGTGGGCGGCTGGATCAGGGCGGTCATTTCTGCTTTCCGATCACGAGGCGCTGGATGAGGGCGACCACGAGGGTCATCACGAAGAGGGCGACACCGACCGCGGCCGCGTAGCCGTAGTCGAAGTACCGGAAGCCCTGGTCGTAGAGCAGGTAGACGAGCGAGTAGCTGGCGTTCGCCGGCCCACCCTGGGTCATCACGTAGATGACGTCGAAGACCTGGAAGGCGGCGGTCGTCTCGATCACCGCGAGGAAGAAGAACGTCGGGCGCAGGTACGGCAGCACGATGTAGCGGAAGCGTTTCCACGCCCCTGCCCCGTCGACCAGCGCCGCCTCCTCGAGCTCGCGAGGGACGTCCTGCAGGGCCGCGATGATGATCATCATGCCGTAGCCGAACCGCGACCAGACGCCCACGACGACGATCGCGGGGATGACGAGCACGGTGCTGCCGAGCCACGAGCCGCCGAGCCCGAGCGGAGCCATGAGCTGCGACCAGGGCCCGTTGCTCGAGAAGATCCAGACGAAGATGCTGCCCGCGAGCACGAGCGAGGTGATGACGGGGAGGAAGAAGATCGACCGGAAGAACCGCGCACCGCGGAACGCGCG
It encodes:
- a CDS encoding mandelate racemase/muconate lactonizing enzyme family protein, translating into MTGIARIDTATAVLPLPAPLHLGAMTVTRREYSAVRASDADGFSGVAYCLSREAPMAEIVERLVVGHAIGADADDPAATWDRMLRGTAIVGRVGLVRRAIGLVDIALWDVAARRAEMPLWRMLGTGDAPRDAMLVAAYPSAARAPREVADEVLAQADGWSQVKISRMPDPAYMRELLALLGDDLPSGTGLVVDVGFGWRDADEALAEIAQWGDPRLAWLEDPLLPEDAAGCARIRRESGLRVSVGDEVTDPAVLRALVEAEAVDVLRLDVVAVGGVTPARELIAWASDRGVPVSGHVYPEVTAHLGIGVETFARGTNPYDPAPSFIVGGPVFDGTVRPTDAAGLGFTLDPGVFDLGAFSGGEGDD
- a CDS encoding SDR family NAD(P)-dependent oxidoreductase translates to MTRLVAIVTGGSAGIGWEIGQRLAADGYLVVAADRVPGLTAGENPAGILWRELDVTDHDGVDRVFGDIEAELGPIEVLVNNAGIQRHRGIEDLTWSEWQAVVDVNLHGVFSALQAAGRRMLERGDGRIVNISSISSRGSAGRAPYATTKAAVIGLTATAGAEWAARGVRVNAVAPGYVDTGVFRQGVEAGTLSLDTILSRIPARRLAEASEIAAAVSFLVSDESRYMNGQTLYVDGGFLVDYGVPLAKKPA
- a CDS encoding GntR family transcriptional regulator; its protein translation is MRTVSDQNIAEQVADELRAAIHSGELAPGERLVERKLADRLGVSHIPVREALTRLAEERLIVREPRRGARVAELTASDLDDISSLRIVLEQFMAIRVQERWNADAATRLETIVTAMGAAAPGDVDEVLRQDRLFHETLAELAEHRFLDEVSAQLRGRIAGFIRAANAALDVDEQEEHVRSHQVIVDALASGDPDRVRTVVAGHIARAVERITPTTGADA
- a CDS encoding SDR family NAD(P)-dependent oxidoreductase, whose amino-acid sequence is MTARTIVLTGASDGIGAAAARQLAATDHRLILVGRSPEKTKAVADDTGAEYFFADFARLDDVRELAAKLTDAVGADGIHVLANNAGGIFGDRTPTVDGFEKTIQVNHLAPFLLTNLLMPTLLASKAAVINTSSVGHRLFGHIDVDDLDNSKKFSANKAYGDAKLANVLFTKSLHTKFHPDGLSSVAFHPGTVQTNFASDSSSLMRLVYRSFLGRLLLTSTEEGGAILRWFIEGTPDETWFSGAYYDERTLSSKTNPQVDDPALAEALWQRSAELVGL
- a CDS encoding SDR family oxidoreductase — translated: MPLALVTGAARSNSIAAGIVPRLRADGWTVVTSDLDSGDHPADLSDPAAPEALIDRVRRDHGELSALVLSHAHDVESGILDTTAESFDRHVAVNARASLLLIAAFARQVGPDGGAVVAFTSDHTTGNLPYGASKGALDRIVISAARELGPQGISANVVNPGPIDTGWMDDEIRDALTPMHPLGRAGTPRDIAGITAFLLSPEGRWISGQLLHTDGGFSARY
- a CDS encoding peptidase C14 — protein: MTITHDTDSTTSTAALRSRRMLLAGFGAAALGGVAAVAVQTPAQAAGPVAPMSSSGSKDVGNAGLATDLPSLKGKAGDLVRTSGYAAPGDGGNGLYRFVKKDAPAVNGGTVIAARKEGAWVLVHHGVVDFRAFGIMDASVNADDALDAMVNDPSIHRVEAHSDLNFVRRHIFRRSGIAFDFGNHLMTTVGIENAGKDDPFAAVMFFQGEVTGAAQEARLNEVVPDLGDVFPVADSSFFTVGDWYAAEVNALAGRWERELQRLVQVTQIVDGTHIRINYKNGWPLAADRTMTWRHVLPVQDVTVSNLKFLGTGTDEYTGSHPLAFEYAVRCDVDHIDGTGTFWPLIQRRWNTYYSTVSCTLKNPTSVTWGGAGYLTQQIYCLYGYVANCHTANARHLNDFTASAYCLVENCHGDGDDQGPFVTHGQYEHDLTYTGNSGLMTFANSGAAWGSAAKRITVRKHVCSWFVARVRITDLTLEDVQVIGKPSLAGSGMLWINADGAQLRGCTASDTLIITQQSDASSRPNLIEGSHVTFVAAGGELTSAAVTTPVTFVDTVLNGVGGLKITGPGAVTFRGSTLVGADDAAPIVSQSERLRFEGSTLRNARVAAARGERQTIEVAGSDVVNVGGTGLARTGAGELHVALSDSTFRAEGAATHVSITTGATHYRAVGNRFEGGAIELGDGAFGSSSTLVHTANVESGVTRTAFPAAGDRVVDTANVTV
- a CDS encoding hydroxyacid dehydrogenase produces the protein MSALPVVVAVVSEALYAEFFSPDDADRLEGVAGRLGGSFVRVDRLTDAPLDEVRVVITSWGIDPFDAAVLDRMPRLELVAHTGASIKAFATAELFDRGVVVTQAGAGMARSVAEVSLAFTLALLHRVPEMHNGLRGGGWDAGVPAQHEILDAPIAVIGASRTGRAYLELIRLLGARPLLVDPTLDRAAASALGAELVTLDAAMERARIVAVHAPTLPETHHLIGRRELALMPDGAGLVNTARSWLVDEEALVDEVRAGRLSAAIDVFDEEPLGAEHPLRTLTGALLTPHRAAGTTEGRLRQGRIVADELDRFASGRPLAHAVDRAHLASMA
- a CDS encoding dihydrodipicolinate synthase family protein gives rise to the protein MATSAARTATVPSLRPEAAATLARGAVIPAHPLALTADRALDERRQRALSRYYLDAGAGGLAVGVHTTQFEIRDPEHALFEPVLALAAEEMDARSDPALVRIAGVAGDTAQAVAEAELARSLGYDAVLISPRVAGADERALLDRARAVGEVLPLVGFYLQTAIGGPVLDRDFWREFAAIPAVVAVKAAPFDRYRTLELVRGVAASGRADAIALYTGNDDAIVADLLAEFHVESPDGPRTLRFVGGLLGQWAVGTRAAVALLEKAHRAMAGDATAYRELSLLASDMVDVNQAVFDPGNDFHGVIAGVHEMLRQQGLLEGTWCLDPAEGLSPGQAEEIARVRRAYPALNDDAFIAAHREDWLR
- a CDS encoding NAD-dependent epimerase/dehydratase family protein — protein: MPQRHFTSEADLEEALATPSDALVDDLASGSGDLVILGAGGKMGPTLAMLARRGMDAAGREADAVYAVSRFGDAEIRARLEKAGVRVVPFDLIENDDFSSLPDAPNVVFMVGAKFGAATNASWAWEVNAALPDRVARRYRDSAISVLSTGNVYPFVPASSGGASEELAPAPIGEYAQSCLGRERVFEFGAQERGTKVAILRLNYAVDLRYGVLADIGSAVNAGEPVSVATANVNVIWQGYANEVVLRSLNHASTDPFTINLTGPELLSVESIASRFGALFDREVDLVDEPQPTALLSDARRCMALFGYPSVSAETLIAMQADWIAGGLPMIAKPTKWAVRDGKF